TGGGTCGTGCCCGCCGGGCAGCGGCCTTCCGCTGCGCCCCGTGGGGCAGATAGCCCAACAGGGCATCGGCATTTCGGCCCAGCTCGCGGCTGATCGTTGAAGCCGAACGGCCAAGCGCGCTGGCGATCGCCCGCATCGACGAACCCGAGGCTTTCAGGTCCCGGATCATCTCCCGCTCCTGCACGCTAAGAAATCGCGGGTCGATGAGTTTCTCGAGAGCCGCTGTCGGTGGGGCGAGGGCCGGCGAGGTCATAGTGGTCACACCACGTTTGTAATCGACCACCCGCCCATCAGCGTAAATGCGTCGGCCGCCTGACTTACGAATCCCCAGGTCCCACTCCGCCGCGGTCCTGGTATGCACGCTGACCGCTGCGGCCGCCTCCCGCCGACTCAAGCCGGCCTTGCGTAACCGGAAGTACTCATCCCGGCCCCGGTGGGGGCGCGCCCCCGGTTTACCATGGCTCTTCAGTCCGGCTTTACGCACCCAGCCGGCGCACGTATCGGGGCTCAATCCCAGCTCCCTGGCCGCCGCCCCCGTGCTCTTGAGCCGGTCGAACACGACGAAGAACTCATCCTTCTGCTCCTGTGCGTACTTCCTGTTGGTTCGAGGTTCTCCCGTTAAAGACGACACGGTCGTTGCAACTCCCAAAAATTCTGGGTGTTGCGACTGTGAGTATTGGTTGTAGCTGGTCTGGGACTGGCTGGCAGGATAGATATCGGCCGTTCCATCCCGTGGACGTGACTCCTGTTGCGACTGACCCCCAGGTGTCATTCGATCGACTTGTCCGTCCATCGGGGTGGTCCGGCCGGCACCTGTCCGGCCCACCTCGGTAGCTTGATCAGAAGATTGTCCACCCCTTGCGGGGCGTGACCCATCACAGTGCTGTTCCTTTGGTGACCTCTACCCGGACTGGCGCTGGCCGGTGACGGCCATGACCACATCCGTGAAGAGGAAGGTAGGAATGACCGCCATGTCTATCGTCGCGCATGCCCATCCATTTGTCGTGGGTGTCGACACGCACGCCCGAAACCATGTTTACGCCATCCTCGACGCCACCAACGGCGCACTACTGGATACGCAGTCATTCCCCACCACCACAGCCGGGATCAACCGGGCCATTAAATGGATCGCACGCCGCACCAACGCCGACGCAGACACCCTCTGGGTCATCGAAGGAGCCGCATCCTACGGAGCGATCCTCGCCGGCACCGTGGCAACCCACGGATTCCCAGTCGCCGAAGCGCCGCGCATGGATGCCAAGAAGCGCCGTGGCGTGGGCAAGTCCGATGCCCTGGACGCCCACCAGATCGCCATGGCCGTTCTGCCCCTGCCGGTGGACAAGCTGCGCCGACCACGCCTTCATGACGGGGTCCGCCAGGGCGTGCGGATCCTGGTCACAGCGCGGGGGTCCATGAGCAAGGACCGGACCCGGTCGGTCAACGCGCTCAACGCCCTGGTGCGGGGCAATGACCTGGGCATCGATGCCCGCCAGAAGCTCACAGGCGCCCAGATCACCGAGGTCTCAAAGTGGCGTTCCCGCGAGGAAGAGCTCGCCTTGTCCATCGCCCGTGCTGAGGCCGTGCGGCTGGCCAAACACGTCCTGGCGCTGGATGAGCAACTCACGGCCAACGAGAACCAGCTGGACGAGCTGGTGAAGGTCAGCGATGCCGCACCCTTGCTGGAGGAGACGGGGTTCAGGGCGATCAGCGCCGCGAAGTGCCTCGCCGCGTGGTCGCACGAAGGCAGAGTCCGCAACGAGGCAGCATTTGCCTCCCTGGCCGGGGTAAATCCGATCCCCGCGTCCTCCGGGAACACTGTCCGCCACCGCTTGAACCGGGGCGGTGACCGGTCCCTGAACAGCGCCTTGCACATGGTCGCGGTCGTCAGGATGACCCATGATGGCGAAACCCGCCAGTACGTGGCAAAGCGACGCGCCGAGGGTCGTACGGACAAGGAAATTCGTCGTTGCACCAAACGCTACCTGGCCCGCCGCATCTACCGCACGCTCAGCGCGGCGGCAATAGCGATAAACGCGGCTTGACAGACATAGAAGAGTCGACCGCTAGAACCCAAGCTGATGGTCAGGGGACGGGGGCCTTCGCCGTCGCGCGGACACGAGTCCGGGCGGCCGCCCGGACTCGTGTCCGGATCCGGGCCTAGTGTCCGGCCTGGCGGGCCGGCAGCGGTGCCGGCTTCACGCGGCGGTAGCCCTCGCGCAGCGGCGGCCGGTCGGTGGGCAGCTCCTGGATCATTTCCTTGAGCGCTCCAATGCCGTATTCCAGCTGCGGGTCGGTGCCGGCGGCGTAGGCGTGCGGCGGGAAGGTGACTTCGATGTCGGGGGCAACGCCGAAGTTCTCGACACCCCACCCCACGCCTCCGGAGAACCAGGTGGCGTAGCGCGGCTGCGTCACGCCGGTCCCGTCAGCGAGGGCGAAGCGGTTGTCGATGCCCACGACGCCGCCCCAGGTCCGGGTGCCGATGACCGGGCCGATCCCCCGCAGTTTGGAGACCTGGGTGATGATGTCGCCGTCGGAGCCGGCGAATTCGTCGGTCAGGATGATGACGGGACCGCGCGGTGCGTGGTGCGGATAGGTCCGCGGCTTCTCCCCGCGCGGCATGCTCCAGCCGGTGACCTTGCGGCCGATGAGTTCCGCGACGAGCTGGGAGGTGTGCCCTCCCCGGTTGCGGCGGACGTCGACGATCAGTCCGTCGAGGGCTGTTTCGGTGTCGAGGTCGCGGTGGAGCTGGGCCCAGCCGTTGGCCATCATGTCGGGGATGTGCAGGTACCCGAAGGTTCCCTGCGAGGCCTGCCGGACCGTCCGGCGGTTGGCGGCCACCCATTCCTGGTACCGCAGCCGCTCCTCGTCGCGGACCGGGACCACGGCGACCCGGCGCTGCTGCCCGGCCTGGCTTCCGTGCCCGGCGCCGTTGCACAGGGTGAGCTCGACGGCGCGTCCCGCGGCGCCGACCAGTTGCATGGCGGGGGTGCGCGCTTCGGTGAGTTCCACGCCGTCGATCGCCAGCAGCACGTCGCCGGGTTTCGCATCAGCGCCCGGGCGGGTCAGCGGCGAGGTGGCGAGCGGGTCGGAGGACTCCCCCGCGAGGATCCGGGTGATCTCCCAGCCCCCGCCCGTGAACGCAAGGTCGGCGCCGAGCCGGCCCTGGCCGTTGCTGCCGTTCTCGGTGACGGCGGCCGGACGGACGTAGGCATGCGAGGTGCCCAGCTCGCCGTGGAGCTCCCAGAGCAGGTCCACGAGGTCGTCATGCGAGCCCAGGCGGTCCACAATCGGACGGTAGCGGGCGTGCACCGAATCCCAGTCCTGCCCGGCCATGTCCTCCGTCCAGAAGAAGTCGCGCTGGAGCCGCCAGGCTTCATCGAAGGCCTGGCCCCAGACGCTGAGCGGGTCGAGCTGCACGCGGATGCGGCTGAGGTCCACCTTGACCAGCTGGCCGGACTCCTCGTCAGCCTTCGCGTTGGCGGGCGAGACGCGGATCTGCTTGTCGTGCAGGACCACGACCTTTTCGCCGTCGCCGGAGAGCCGGTAGCTGTCGGCGGCGTCCACGATGGTGCTGGTTTTGCGCCGGGCCAGGTCGAAACGGACAAGGGAGGGTGCAGCGTTTTTGTCCTCGAGGCTGGCGCGGCCCTCGCCGGTGACCCCGGAGAGCTCGCTGTCGAGCCAGAGCAGCGCCCCGGCAGTGGCGGTGAGGGCGGAGTAGTTTCCCTGCGGCACGGGCACGCTGATGACCCGGTGCGCGAGGCCTTCGGCATCGACCCGGACCGCGGGAACCGGGTCCTTCACTGTGCCGTCCGCGGCGTCAGTGGCAGAAGTGGCTGCGGCGTCGGCGTCCTCGGGCAGGTCAACACCCGGGCCGAACGGCGAGGGGGTGTCCGCGGCGAGGGCGACGAGATAAGGCTTGATCGGGCTCGGGAAAGACAGGTCGAAGGAGTGCCCGTCGTAGACCGGGTCGAAGCTGCGGTTGGAGAGGAAGGCGAGGTACTTGCCGTCGGGGGTGAACGACGGCGATTCGTCCCGGAAGCGGCCGTCGGTGACGTCGATGATGGTGCGCGTCCCCTCCGCTGCGGCGTCGTCGACCGCGGTGAGGCGCAGCCGGCTGCGGGAGCCGAAGGAGGTGACCGGCTCGGACCAGCCGAGCCAGGCCGAGTCCGGGGACCAGCTGAAGCCTTCGATGCTGCCCTCGCCGATGCTGCTCACGAGGGACAGCGTGCCGGTCCGGGTGTCGGCGAGGTAGATGTCACCGAATGCGGTGCCGACGGCCAGCCAGTTGCCGTCCGGGCTGGCCTCGATGGCGCTGGCCCGCGACGGCCTGGGAAAATCGATCCGGGTCAGCTCGGGGGACGCGCCGTGCTGCGCCGGGGCATTTCCCTCCGCCGGCCCGGCGGTGTCTGCGGCGTCGACGGTGGATTCGGCGGTGGCGTCAACGGTGGCCGTGCGGCCGGTTCCCGCCGCGGATGGTGCCGGGACCGCGGCCACGGCGTCACCCCGGATAAAGGACGCAGCCGGGACGGGCCTGGGCAGGGATGTGCCGGCGTCGGAATCCGCGCCTGGCAGGGCTGGATTCTGCGGCGCCGGGACGGCCGGGGAATACTGCGCTCCGACGCCGAGGGGCGCCGCGATTGCCTTCAGGTACAGGGCTTCGACGCCGTCGTGGTCGGCAACGTAGGCGATCCGGCCCGCGCCGAAGGGGCGGGGCAGGCGTGCCCGGACGCCGGGGGTGGCTTCCAGGACGCGCGAGGGACCGTCCTTGTGCCGCAGCCAGTGCAGGGTGCCGTGGGCCTCCACGGCGCTGGAGCCGCCGGTGCGGTCCGGAACCACGTCGCCCAGATGCCGTGACGGCTTCAGCGGCGCGGCGCGGCGGGCCTGGGAGGCGGATCCCAGGGAGATCCCGAGTTTGACGGCGTCCGCGCCGAGGTCCGGCAGCAGCCACAGCTCACCGGCCGATTCGAAGACGACGCGCCGGCCGTCGGTGGCGGCGTGCCGGACGTAGAAGTCCTCGTGGTCCGTGTGGCGGCGCAGATCGGAACCGTTGGGCAGCACAGAGTACAGGTTGCCGTAGCCCTCGTGGTCGGACAGGAAGGCGATCCGGCCGTCGACCCACATGGGGTCGGTCAGGTTGCCGTCCAGCTCGGCGGCGAGGCGTTCGAATTCGCCGTTTCCGTCGGCGTCGATCCACAGCTTGCCGGCGGCCCCACCCCGGTAGCGCTTCCACCATGCCGGCTCCCGCGAGAGCACGCTGGCGAGGACCACGGGGCGCTCGTCGCCGACGACCGGCCCGAACGCGACGGATTCCACCGGTCCCAGCGGGAGTTCAGTGGCCCAACCGCCCGTGACGGGCAGGCTGTAGGCGTGGGTGTGCCGGCTGTCGGCCTGGCGGAAGGCGCTGGTGACCAGGACGTCGCCGTCGGGGGTGAAGCCCTTGACCCTGGTAGTGGCGTGGCCGAAGTAGCTCAACTGGCGGTAGCCGCCGCCGTCGACCTCCGCGGTGACAACTTCCGGGGACGTTCCCTGGACGACCGTCCACACCAGCCGCTTGCCGTCCGGCGTGAAGCGGGGGTTGCGGGCGGGCAGCTGCAGCGAGGAAACGCGCCAGGCGCGGCCCCCGCCGAGGGGCGCAATCCAGACGTCGTCCTCGGCCACGAAAGTGACCAGATCGCCGTGCAGATGCGGGAAACGGAAGTAACTCGAAGAGGTCATCGTTCGATCATAGTCAAGACCGGCCGTCCCGCCCGGGAGGTGTCCCCGCCGTGCCGGGCA
This DNA window, taken from Pseudarthrobacter sp. ATCC 49987, encodes the following:
- a CDS encoding S41 family peptidase yields the protein MTSSSYFRFPHLHGDLVTFVAEDDVWIAPLGGGRAWRVSSLQLPARNPRFTPDGKRLVWTVVQGTSPEVVTAEVDGGGYRQLSYFGHATTRVKGFTPDGDVLVTSAFRQADSRHTHAYSLPVTGGWATELPLGPVESVAFGPVVGDERPVVLASVLSREPAWWKRYRGGAAGKLWIDADGNGEFERLAAELDGNLTDPMWVDGRIAFLSDHEGYGNLYSVLPNGSDLRRHTDHEDFYVRHAATDGRRVVFESAGELWLLPDLGADAVKLGISLGSASQARRAAPLKPSRHLGDVVPDRTGGSSAVEAHGTLHWLRHKDGPSRVLEATPGVRARLPRPFGAGRIAYVADHDGVEALYLKAIAAPLGVGAQYSPAVPAPQNPALPGADSDAGTSLPRPVPAASFIRGDAVAAVPAPSAAGTGRTATVDATAESTVDAADTAGPAEGNAPAQHGASPELTRIDFPRPSRASAIEASPDGNWLAVGTAFGDIYLADTRTGTLSLVSSIGEGSIEGFSWSPDSAWLGWSEPVTSFGSRSRLRLTAVDDAAAEGTRTIIDVTDGRFRDESPSFTPDGKYLAFLSNRSFDPVYDGHSFDLSFPSPIKPYLVALAADTPSPFGPGVDLPEDADAAATSATDAADGTVKDPVPAVRVDAEGLAHRVISVPVPQGNYSALTATAGALLWLDSELSGVTGEGRASLEDKNAAPSLVRFDLARRKTSTIVDAADSYRLSGDGEKVVVLHDKQIRVSPANAKADEESGQLVKVDLSRIRVQLDPLSVWGQAFDEAWRLQRDFFWTEDMAGQDWDSVHARYRPIVDRLGSHDDLVDLLWELHGELGTSHAYVRPAAVTENGSNGQGRLGADLAFTGGGWEITRILAGESSDPLATSPLTRPGADAKPGDVLLAIDGVELTEARTPAMQLVGAAGRAVELTLCNGAGHGSQAGQQRRVAVVPVRDEERLRYQEWVAANRRTVRQASQGTFGYLHIPDMMANGWAQLHRDLDTETALDGLIVDVRRNRGGHTSQLVAELIGRKVTGWSMPRGEKPRTYPHHAPRGPVIILTDEFAGSDGDIITQVSKLRGIGPVIGTRTWGGVVGIDNRFALADGTGVTQPRYATWFSGGVGWGVENFGVAPDIEVTFPPHAYAAGTDPQLEYGIGALKEMIQELPTDRPPLREGYRRVKPAPLPARQAGH
- a CDS encoding IS110 family transposase, translating into MTAMSIVAHAHPFVVGVDTHARNHVYAILDATNGALLDTQSFPTTTAGINRAIKWIARRTNADADTLWVIEGAASYGAILAGTVATHGFPVAEAPRMDAKKRRGVGKSDALDAHQIAMAVLPLPVDKLRRPRLHDGVRQGVRILVTARGSMSKDRTRSVNALNALVRGNDLGIDARQKLTGAQITEVSKWRSREEELALSIARAEAVRLAKHVLALDEQLTANENQLDELVKVSDAAPLLEETGFRAISAAKCLAAWSHEGRVRNEAAFASLAGVNPIPASSGNTVRHRLNRGGDRSLNSALHMVAVVRMTHDGETRQYVAKRRAEGRTDKEIRRCTKRYLARRIYRTLSAAAIAINAA